A region of the Candidatus Binataceae bacterium genome:
CCTTTTTCCGCCACCTTCTTAAGATCAGCGCGGATACCCTCGCGATGCAACCCGAGTTTGCCGCCCTTTTTCAATCGCTTGGCTTGAGCGATCGTTTTCCTGCACCCCGCGCCGCGGTTAAGATGGCGAGTTATGGCGGAGTCTAAAGTGGCGTTGGTGACCGGTGCCGGCCGGGGTATCGGTCGTGAGATAGCCTTGCGCTTGGCGCGCGAGGGATATGCGGTCGGGCTTATCGCGCGCACCCGGTCGCAGTTGGAAGAGAGCGCCGACCTTATACGCCGCGCGGGCGGACGAGCGCTGGTTGCGCCTACAGACGTGGCGGTTGCGGCGCAGGTCGAAGCAGCGGTGGCGTCGGTGGAAAGCGAATTGGGGCCGATCGGCGTGCTGGTCAACAATGCTGGCGCCTACCTGCGCAAAAGTTTTCTAGAAATCAGCGTCGAGGAGTTCGACTTTCAGCTCAAGGTTAACACCTACGGACCATTTCTGTGCACCCAGGCGGTGGTCCGCCGGATGCTGGCGCGTCCGGAAGGGCAGCAGGGTGGCTGCGTGATCTTTTTGCTGGGATCGGAGAGCCGTGGCGGCCCGGCGCTCTATTCCGCTTACAACGCCTCGAAAAATGCCCAGCGCGCGCTGGCCGAGTCGCTGGCCCACGAGCTGATGCATCGCGGGGTGCACGCCGCCGCCCTCGACGTCGATGGCGCAGTGGATAGCCCGCGCGTGCGCGAGGCCGCACCCGAAGCGGGGCCCGACGCTTTTGTCTCGCCGGCCGCCATCACTGACGAAATCGTCCATCTGATCCGCCAACCGCGCAACGCCTGGAGCTTCGCCCTGGATCTGCGCTCGGCGACGCAGTGGCGGCCGCGGGTCGCGGCCCGCCGCCCCGCGCCGCCCGCGCCCAAAAGCTGAGCTCTACTTTTAAGGCCCTGTAGCGCGGCGCTACCACGAAAGGCACCCTTCGCATCGGCCACTCGGGATAATCTGAAACTTCGGCGTGGACGGAACTGGTGAGCAATCGTACGCGGCTTTGCGAGCGGCGTGGGCTCTGGACCGGAGGGTGGCGCGCACTATACTGTCAAAGGCTTGCGGGTCGGGGCGTGGCGCAGCCTGGTAGCGCACACGCTTGGGGTGCGTGTGGTCGCCGGTTCAAATCCGGCCGCCCCGACCAATCCGAAAACTCTAGCCTGTTGCGC
Encoded here:
- a CDS encoding SDR family NAD(P)-dependent oxidoreductase, whose product is MAESKVALVTGAGRGIGREIALRLAREGYAVGLIARTRSQLEESADLIRRAGGRALVAPTDVAVAAQVEAAVASVESELGPIGVLVNNAGAYLRKSFLEISVEEFDFQLKVNTYGPFLCTQAVVRRMLARPEGQQGGCVIFLLGSESRGGPALYSAYNASKNAQRALAESLAHELMHRGVHAAALDVDGAVDSPRVREAAPEAGPDAFVSPAAITDEIVHLIRQPRNAWSFALDLRSATQWRPRVAARRPAPPAPKS